Proteins from a genomic interval of Niabella soli DSM 19437:
- a CDS encoding Gfo/Idh/MocA family protein, which produces MSDSRRKFIKQFTLASAGTYLATMGMSAKSYANILGANERVRVNIVGFSDRFRSSLFPAFFNHYKKLNFDITGVSDLWSYRRDLGTAFLSEKLGHPVKGYRNNDELYAAKDVDAVIISTADFLHALHAIEAVSARCDAYVEKPFAETMEDARAALKAIKASKQIIQIGSQRRSGANYQAANEFIKSGKFGDIYMVELTWNVNQPGRWRRPELVAKLRKEDTDWNRYLANRPHEEWDPRKYLEYRLFWPYSSGLPGQWMSHQIDTVHWFSGLKHPRSVTANGGIYQWKDGRRNWDTLSAAFEYGPEDDLTKGFQVVFQSRMGNGSDQPSEVYYSNGGELNLITNRVSPKGGLKESAAKDMGMKENLLPDFALTEKVEKVAAGANTGGDPLTSNHMLNWMECVRSRKQTNAPVEAGYMHSIANIMTTAASHTGMKATFDEKTQEVMVGGKAFKF; this is translated from the coding sequence ATGTCTGATTCAAGAAGAAAATTCATTAAACAGTTTACATTGGCCTCCGCAGGCACTTACCTGGCCACCATGGGTATGAGCGCCAAAAGTTATGCAAATATCCTGGGCGCCAACGAACGGGTGCGGGTAAATATCGTAGGATTTTCCGACCGTTTCCGGTCTTCCCTTTTTCCGGCCTTTTTCAATCATTACAAAAAATTAAACTTTGATATTACGGGGGTTTCAGATCTGTGGAGTTATCGCCGGGACCTGGGCACTGCTTTTCTTTCTGAAAAACTGGGCCATCCGGTGAAGGGCTATCGCAATAATGATGAATTATATGCAGCAAAAGATGTAGACGCCGTTATCATCAGCACGGCGGATTTTTTACATGCCCTGCACGCGATTGAAGCCGTAAGCGCCCGGTGCGACGCTTATGTGGAAAAGCCTTTTGCCGAAACCATGGAGGATGCCCGGGCGGCGCTTAAAGCCATCAAAGCGTCCAAACAAATTATACAGATCGGGTCGCAACGCAGAAGCGGGGCCAATTACCAGGCGGCAAATGAATTTATCAAATCGGGTAAATTTGGCGATATCTATATGGTAGAACTTACCTGGAATGTGAACCAGCCGGGGCGCTGGCGCAGGCCGGAACTGGTGGCGAAACTAAGAAAAGAAGACACGGACTGGAACCGCTACCTGGCCAACCGGCCGCATGAGGAATGGGATCCGCGGAAATACCTGGAATACCGGTTGTTCTGGCCCTACTCTTCCGGATTGCCGGGACAATGGATGAGCCACCAGATCGATACAGTACATTGGTTCAGCGGTTTGAAGCATCCGCGCAGCGTTACCGCAAACGGCGGTATTTACCAATGGAAGGATGGACGCCGGAACTGGGACACCCTCTCCGCCGCATTTGAATATGGCCCGGAAGACGATCTGACCAAAGGCTTCCAGGTGGTATTTCAATCCCGCATGGGCAATGGAAGTGATCAGCCATCAGAAGTATACTATTCCAATGGAGGTGAGCTGAACCTGATCACTAACAGGGTTTCTCCTAAAGGCGGACTGAAAGAATCGGCCGCCAAAGACATGGGGATGAAAGAAAATTTACTGCCCGATTTCGCATTAACGGAAAAGGTCGAAAAAGTAGCCGCAGGCGCTAATACCGGTGGCGATCCTTTAACCAGCAATCATATGCTGAACTGGATGGAATGTGTGCGCAGCCGTAAGCAAACCAATGCCCCGGTGGAGGCTGGATATATGCACTCAATAGCCAATATTATGACCACTGCGGCTTCCCATACAGGAATGAAAGCAACGTTTGATGAAAAGACCCAGGAAGTGATGGTGGGTGGAAAAGCGTTTAAGTTTTAG
- the dnaK gene encoding molecular chaperone DnaK, protein MAKIIGIDLGTTNSCVSVMEGNEPVVIANDEGRRTTPSVVAFLKNGERKVGDPAKRQAITNPQNTIMSVKRFMGRKYDEVKDELSHISYKVVRGDNDTIRIDIDGRLYTPQEISAMILQKMKKTAEDYLGQEVNEAVITVPAYFNDAQRQATKEAGEIAGLNVRRIINEPTAAALAYGLDKGGKDHNIAVFDLGGGTFDISVLELGDGVFEVKSTNGDTHLGGDDFDKVIMDWLAEEFKNDEAIDLRKDPMALQRLKEAAEKAKIELSSSTETEINLPYVTAVDGVPKHLVKKLTRAKFEQLADSLFARCLKPCEAALKDAGMNASQIDEVILVGGSTRIPKVQEIVEKFFGKKPNKGVNPDEVVAVGAAIQGAVLTGEVKDVLLLDVTPLSLGIETMGGVMTTLIPSNTTIPTKKSEVFSTASDNQPGVQIHVLQGERSMAKDNKSLGIFNLDGIPPAPRGVPQIEVIFDIDANGIMHVTAKDKGTGKEQKIHIEAGSGLSKEEVEKMKAEAKANEASDKAEKEKIDKLNSADSLVFQTEKQLKEYGDKIPADKKSVIEGAVGKLKEAHKVQDVAAIDKAMEELNAAWTAASEDIYKSGQGADGGAQANAGQPGGDGQQSNAAGGAEDVTDVPFEEVK, encoded by the coding sequence ATGGCAAAAATTATTGGTATTGACTTAGGAACCACAAATAGCTGTGTATCAGTTATGGAAGGTAATGAACCAGTGGTGATCGCCAACGATGAGGGACGCCGTACCACCCCATCCGTTGTAGCATTTTTAAAAAACGGCGAACGTAAAGTAGGAGATCCTGCAAAACGGCAGGCGATAACCAACCCTCAGAACACTATTATGTCCGTAAAACGTTTTATGGGACGTAAGTATGATGAAGTTAAAGACGAACTTTCCCATATCAGTTACAAGGTAGTTCGCGGAGATAATGATACTATCCGTATAGATATCGACGGCCGTTTATACACCCCGCAGGAAATTTCAGCAATGATCCTGCAGAAAATGAAAAAAACAGCGGAAGATTACCTGGGACAGGAGGTAAACGAAGCGGTTATTACCGTACCTGCTTATTTCAATGACGCCCAGCGTCAGGCTACCAAAGAAGCCGGGGAAATTGCCGGTTTAAATGTACGCCGGATCATCAACGAGCCTACAGCCGCTGCGCTGGCGTATGGTTTGGATAAGGGAGGCAAGGATCATAATATCGCCGTATTTGATTTAGGCGGTGGTACGTTTGATATCTCGGTGCTGGAACTGGGCGATGGCGTATTTGAAGTAAAATCGACCAATGGTGATACCCACCTGGGCGGGGATGATTTTGATAAAGTGATCATGGACTGGCTGGCAGAAGAATTTAAGAACGATGAAGCGATCGACCTGCGTAAAGACCCTATGGCATTACAGCGCTTGAAAGAAGCTGCTGAAAAGGCAAAGATCGAATTATCTTCTTCTACAGAAACGGAGATCAATCTTCCTTATGTAACGGCGGTTGACGGAGTACCCAAGCACCTGGTTAAGAAATTAACCCGTGCCAAATTTGAGCAACTGGCCGATAGCCTGTTTGCCCGTTGTCTGAAGCCTTGTGAAGCGGCGTTAAAAGACGCTGGTATGAATGCTTCCCAGATTGACGAAGTGATCCTGGTGGGCGGTAGCACCCGTATTCCTAAAGTACAGGAAATTGTAGAAAAATTCTTTGGTAAAAAACCCAATAAAGGAGTGAATCCTGATGAAGTGGTAGCTGTAGGCGCTGCGATTCAGGGAGCTGTATTAACCGGTGAAGTAAAAGATGTATTGTTATTGGATGTTACCCCGCTTTCCCTGGGTATTGAAACAATGGGTGGTGTAATGACTACGCTGATCCCTTCCAATACCACTATTCCTACAAAGAAATCGGAAGTGTTCTCTACTGCCAGCGATAACCAGCCGGGTGTACAGATCCATGTATTACAGGGCGAACGCTCTATGGCAAAAGACAATAAGAGCCTGGGTATTTTTAACCTGGATGGCATTCCACCGGCTCCGAGAGGGGTTCCCCAAATTGAAGTGATCTTTGATATTGATGCCAATGGTATCATGCACGTTACGGCGAAAGATAAAGGCACTGGCAAAGAACAAAAGATCCATATTGAGGCCGGTAGCGGCTTAAGCAAAGAAGAAGTGGAAAAAATGAAGGCTGAAGCTAAAGCCAACGAAGCTTCTGATAAAGCGGAAAAAGAAAAGATCGACAAATTGAACAGCGCGGACAGCCTGGTATTTCAAACAGAAAAACAACTGAAAGAATACGGCGACAAGATCCCCGCTGATAAAAAATCAGTTATCGAGGGTGCGGTTGGTAAATTAAAAGAAGCGCATAAGGTACAGGATGTTGCGGCTATTGATAAAGCAATGGAAGAACTGAATGCCGCATGGACGGCTGCCAGCGAGGATATCTATAAATCCGGACAAGGTGCCGATGGTGGTGCCCAGGCAAATGCCGGACAGCCGGGTGGCGATGGTCAGCAGAGCAACGCTGCCGGTGGCGCCGAAGACGTAACCGACGTTCCCTTTGAGGAAGTGAAATAG